Proteins encoded within one genomic window of Micromonospora halotolerans:
- a CDS encoding response regulator transcription factor — protein sequence MRVLVADDERLLADTVAEGLRRFSMAVDVCYDGDGALERIGVNRYDVAVLDRDMPGATGDEVCRELAGSAAGTRVLLLTAAAGIRDRVAGLGLGADDYLTKPFAFAELVARVQALGRRSAPAVPPVLERHGVVLDVARHTVTRDGRPLGLSPKEFAVLHVLMRAGGGVVSAEELLEQAWDEFADPFTNAVRVTVMTLRKKLGQPSVIHTVPKAGYRIGEPA from the coding sequence GTGCGGGTGTTGGTGGCGGACGACGAGCGGTTGCTGGCGGACACGGTCGCCGAGGGGCTGCGCCGGTTCTCGATGGCGGTCGACGTCTGCTACGACGGGGACGGCGCGCTGGAGCGGATCGGGGTCAACCGGTACGACGTGGCCGTGCTGGACCGGGACATGCCCGGCGCCACCGGCGACGAGGTGTGCCGGGAGCTCGCCGGGTCCGCGGCCGGCACCCGGGTGCTGCTGCTCACCGCCGCCGCCGGCATCCGCGACCGGGTGGCGGGCCTCGGGCTGGGCGCCGACGACTACTTGACCAAGCCGTTCGCCTTCGCCGAGCTGGTGGCCCGGGTGCAGGCGCTCGGCCGGCGGTCCGCCCCGGCGGTCCCGCCGGTGCTGGAGCGGCACGGGGTGGTGCTCGACGTGGCCCGGCACACGGTCACCCGGGACGGGCGGCCGCTCGGCCTGAGCCCCAAGGAGTTCGCCGTCCTGCACGTGCTCATGCGGGCCGGCGGCGGCGTGGTCAGCGCCGAGGAGCTGCTGGAGCAGGCCTGGGACGAGTTCGCCGACCCGTTCACCAACGCGGTCCGGGTCACCGTGATGACGCTGCGCAAGAAGCTCGGCCAGCCGTCGGTCATCCACACCGTGCCGAAGGCCGGCTACCGGATCGGCGAGCCGGCGTGA
- a CDS encoding SCO6745 family protein, with product MELAMVRRMWQLIEPVHALVYYAPELTEEAAGLGLATDERWPGYFALRSAPLGAAGPNLVAATYYSFSPRMVAEYVPPVWATADPAKVLAARLSGVDRALRSLLGDRVESAELAEAATLARRAVRAADLGGRPLAAANADLPWPDAPHLALWQAVTILREHRGDGHIAALRTAGLDPAESLVSFAAVGAAPVAVFASRRWSADEWAAARDRLAARGLVDGDGVATDAGRRLRDEVERRTDELAAAPWRALGPAAGRFAQLVAPVTQAVVATGLLPAQSTLGITRPQ from the coding sequence ATGGAACTCGCGATGGTCCGCAGGATGTGGCAGCTCATCGAGCCCGTGCACGCGCTGGTCTACTACGCGCCCGAGCTGACCGAGGAGGCCGCCGGGCTCGGCCTGGCCACCGACGAGCGCTGGCCCGGCTACTTCGCGCTGCGCAGCGCCCCGCTCGGGGCGGCCGGCCCGAACCTGGTCGCCGCCACCTACTACAGCTTCAGCCCTCGGATGGTCGCCGAGTACGTGCCGCCCGTCTGGGCCACCGCCGACCCCGCGAAGGTGCTCGCCGCCCGGCTGTCCGGCGTGGACCGGGCGCTGCGCTCCCTGCTCGGTGACCGGGTCGAGTCGGCCGAGCTGGCCGAGGCCGCCACCCTGGCCCGCCGCGCGGTGCGCGCCGCCGACCTGGGCGGCCGTCCGCTGGCCGCCGCCAACGCCGACCTGCCCTGGCCGGACGCGCCGCACCTCGCGCTCTGGCAGGCGGTCACGATCCTGCGCGAGCACCGGGGCGACGGCCACATCGCCGCGCTGCGGACCGCCGGGCTGGACCCGGCCGAGTCGCTGGTCTCCTTCGCCGCGGTCGGCGCCGCCCCGGTGGCGGTCTTCGCCAGCCGCCGGTGGAGCGCCGACGAGTGGGCGGCCGCCCGGGACCGGCTCGCCGCCCGGGGCCTGGTCGACGGCGACGGGGTGGCCACCGACGCCGGCCGCCGGCTCCGCGACGAGGTGGAGCGGCGGACCGACGAGCTGGCCGCCGCCCCGTGGCGGGCGCTCGGGCCGGCGGCCGGCCGGTTCGCCCAGCTCGTCGCCCCGGTCACCCAGGCGGTCGTGGCCACCGGCCTGCTCCCCGCGCAGAGCACCCTCGGGATCACGCGCCCGCAGTGA
- a CDS encoding GAF domain-containing protein has protein sequence MADPWLALEFGADPAERIAQVGAAHEAFLTAGTTTGRVRDVVRRSWERSALLDPEATAPVDLTDDALADYRAAHPLNRVLPLFRDLLGGIALDGAHLMAVCDADGRLLWVEGHPGVLRHAERMNFVPGARWDEAHAGTNAPGTALAVDHSVQIFATEHFVRPVQRWTCAAAPIHDPATGRLLGAIDITGGDHLATPQSLALVRATARAAEAFLAGAPTEPDVLHVAALGRDEAELRVAGRRIRLGRRHSELLVLLLDHPEGRTGEQLGLDLYGDDRLHPVTLRAELSRLRRALGDELLDSRPYRLRPAVRADFRTVTELLEGGDAAGALRAYPGPLLPGSDAPGVTRLRRLVDGQLRAAVLAAADPALLTAWTATPTGADDLAAWQALARALPPGAPRRPLALARARQLAEEYDLPRATFLQRRGS, from the coding sequence ATGGCTGACCCGTGGCTCGCCCTGGAATTCGGCGCCGATCCGGCCGAGCGGATCGCTCAGGTCGGCGCCGCCCACGAAGCGTTCCTCACCGCCGGCACCACCACGGGCCGGGTCCGCGACGTGGTCCGCCGGTCGTGGGAGCGGTCCGCGCTGCTCGACCCGGAGGCCACCGCCCCGGTGGACCTCACCGACGACGCGCTGGCGGACTACCGCGCCGCCCACCCCCTGAACCGTGTGCTGCCCCTCTTCCGCGACCTGCTCGGCGGCATCGCGCTGGACGGCGCGCACCTCATGGCGGTCTGCGACGCGGACGGACGGCTGCTCTGGGTGGAGGGGCATCCCGGCGTGCTCCGGCACGCCGAGCGGATGAACTTCGTGCCCGGCGCCCGCTGGGACGAGGCCCACGCCGGCACGAACGCGCCCGGCACCGCCCTGGCCGTCGACCACAGTGTGCAGATCTTCGCCACCGAGCACTTCGTCCGGCCGGTGCAGCGCTGGACCTGCGCCGCCGCCCCGATCCACGACCCGGCCACCGGCCGGCTGCTCGGCGCCATCGACATCACCGGCGGAGACCACCTGGCCACCCCGCAGAGCCTGGCCCTGGTCCGGGCCACCGCCCGGGCCGCCGAGGCGTTCCTGGCCGGCGCCCCCACCGAACCCGACGTGCTGCACGTGGCCGCCCTGGGCCGGGACGAGGCGGAGCTGCGCGTGGCCGGCCGGCGGATCCGGCTCGGCCGCCGGCACAGCGAGCTGCTGGTGCTGCTCCTGGACCACCCCGAGGGGCGCACCGGGGAACAGCTCGGCCTCGACCTCTACGGCGACGACCGGCTGCACCCGGTCACCCTGCGCGCCGAACTGTCACGGCTGCGCCGGGCCCTCGGCGACGAGCTGCTCGACTCCCGCCCGTACCGGCTGCGGCCGGCGGTGCGCGCCGACTTCCGTACCGTCACCGAACTGCTCGAGGGTGGCGACGCGGCGGGGGCGCTGCGGGCGTACCCCGGGCCCCTGCTGCCCGGGTCGGACGCGCCCGGAGTGACGCGACTGCGCCGGCTGGTCGACGGCCAGCTCCGCGCGGCCGTGCTGGCCGCCGCGGACCCGGCGCTGCTCACGGCCTGGACCGCGACGCCCACCGGCGCCGACGACCTCGCCGCCTGGCAGGCCCTGGCGCGGGCGTTGCCGCCGGGCGCGCCGCGCCGGCCGCTCGCCCTGGCCCGGGCCCGCCAGCTCGCCGAGGAGTACGACCTGCCGCGCGCAACGTTCCTGCAACGTCGCGGAAGCTAA
- the adh gene encoding aldehyde dehydrogenase, which translates to MTRYDAPTHWQSRYDHFIGGEYVKPHGGRYFENPTPVTGQTFCEVARGTAEDVEKALDAAHGAADSWGRTSVAERSLILNRIADRMEENLESLAIAETWENGKPVRETLAADIPLAIDHFRYFAGAVRAQEGSLGEIDDDTVAYHFHEPLGVVGQIIPWNFPILMAVWKLAPALAAGNAVVLKPAEQTPASIHYLLSLVADLLPPGVVNVVNGFGVEAGKPLASSPRVAKVAFTGETTTGRLIMQYASENIKPVTLELGGKSPNIFFDDVSAASDDFRDKALEGFTMFALNQGEVCTCPSRALIQQGHYSDFLAAAVDRTQQVTQGHPLDTDTMIGAQASNDQLEKILSYLDIGRQEGAKVLTGGARADLGGELSGGYYVEPTIFEGDNSMRIFQEEIFGPVVSVASFADLDDAVKIANDTLYGLGAGVWTRDINTAYRAGRAIQAGRVWTNCYHAYPAHAAFGGYKQSGIGRENHKMMLEHYQQTKNLLVSYSPKKLGFF; encoded by the coding sequence ATGACGCGCTACGACGCCCCCACCCACTGGCAGTCCCGCTACGACCACTTCATCGGCGGCGAGTACGTGAAGCCGCACGGCGGCCGGTACTTCGAGAACCCGACCCCGGTGACCGGGCAGACCTTCTGCGAGGTGGCCCGGGGCACCGCCGAGGACGTGGAGAAGGCCCTCGACGCCGCACACGGCGCCGCCGACTCCTGGGGCCGCACCTCGGTCGCCGAACGGTCGCTGATCCTCAACCGGATCGCCGACCGCATGGAGGAGAACCTGGAATCCCTCGCCATTGCCGAGACCTGGGAGAACGGCAAGCCGGTACGCGAGACCCTGGCCGCCGACATCCCGCTGGCCATCGACCACTTCCGCTACTTCGCCGGGGCGGTCCGGGCCCAGGAGGGCTCGCTCGGTGAGATCGACGACGACACGGTGGCGTACCACTTCCACGAGCCGCTCGGCGTGGTCGGGCAGATCATCCCGTGGAACTTCCCGATCCTCATGGCGGTCTGGAAGCTCGCCCCGGCGCTCGCCGCCGGCAACGCCGTGGTGCTCAAGCCGGCCGAGCAGACCCCGGCGTCGATCCACTACCTGCTGTCGCTGGTCGCCGACCTGCTCCCGCCCGGCGTGGTCAACGTGGTCAACGGCTTCGGCGTCGAGGCGGGCAAGCCGCTCGCCTCCTCGCCCCGGGTGGCGAAGGTGGCGTTCACCGGCGAGACCACCACCGGGCGGCTGATCATGCAGTACGCCAGCGAGAACATCAAACCCGTCACCCTGGAGCTGGGCGGCAAGAGCCCGAACATCTTCTTCGACGACGTCAGCGCTGCTTCTGACGACTTCCGGGACAAGGCCCTCGAAGGCTTCACCATGTTCGCGCTCAACCAGGGCGAGGTCTGCACCTGCCCGTCGCGGGCGCTGATCCAGCAGGGCCACTACTCGGACTTCCTGGCCGCGGCGGTCGACCGGACGCAGCAGGTCACCCAGGGCCACCCGCTGGACACCGACACGATGATCGGGGCGCAGGCGTCCAACGACCAGTTGGAGAAGATTCTGTCCTACCTGGACATCGGCCGGCAGGAGGGCGCCAAGGTGCTGACCGGCGGTGCGCGCGCAGACCTCGGCGGCGAGTTGTCCGGCGGCTACTACGTCGAGCCGACGATCTTCGAGGGCGACAACTCGATGCGGATCTTCCAGGAGGAGATCTTCGGTCCGGTCGTCTCGGTGGCCTCCTTCGCCGACCTCGACGACGCCGTGAAGATCGCCAACGACACCCTCTACGGCCTGGGCGCCGGCGTCTGGACCCGGGACATCAACACCGCGTATCGGGCCGGGCGGGCGATCCAGGCCGGCCGGGTCTGGACCAACTGCTACCACGCGTACCCGGCGCACGCCGCGTTCGGCGGGTACAAGCAGTCCGGCATCGGCCGGGAGAACCACAAGATGATGCTGGAGCACTACCAGCAGACCAAGAACCTGCTGGTCAGCTACTCCCCCAAGAAGCTGGGCTTCTTCTGA
- a CDS encoding DUF779 domain-containing protein, protein MGDPVTLTPAAAGLIRSLRAAHGPIMFHQSGGCCDGSAPMCYPAGEFRTGGSDVLLASLEVDGVPEPVEFWMSTAQWELWKHTRLTVDVVPGRGSGFSLEAPEGVRFLIRSHLAR, encoded by the coding sequence ATGGGCGACCCCGTCACCCTGACGCCCGCGGCGGCCGGTCTCATCCGGTCGCTGCGGGCGGCCCACGGGCCGATCATGTTCCACCAGTCCGGCGGCTGCTGCGACGGCAGCGCCCCGATGTGCTACCCGGCCGGCGAGTTCCGCACCGGCGGCTCCGACGTGCTGCTCGCCTCGCTGGAGGTCGACGGGGTGCCCGAGCCGGTCGAGTTCTGGATGTCCACCGCCCAGTGGGAGCTGTGGAAACACACCCGGCTCACGGTCGACGTGGTGCCCGGCAGGGGCAGCGGCTTCTCCCTGGAGGCACCGGAGGGCGTCCGCTTCCTCATCCGCTCCCACCTGGCCCGCTGA
- the speB gene encoding agmatinase, which produces MTRYGPMFGPDVTFLGVPPCTLEEPVTYADADVVIVGAPFDGGTSHRPGTRFGPSAIRQACYLPHDGSRPSLALRVDALRDLCVYDAGDVEMFSGDIERSLGALETAVHAVAAAGAIPIVLGGDHSIALPDATGVARHHGLGRVSLVHFDAHADTGDIEFGSLHGHGQPMRRLIESGAVRGDRFLQIGLRGYWPGPETLSWMADQRMRSYEMTEVVARGLDECLTEAFAIATDECEGVFLSVDVDVVDPGMAPGTGTPEPGGFTSRQLLDAVRRVCYELPVVGVDVVEVAPPYDHADITAYLGNRVVLEALSAIARRRRDAAGGDPWNPRQPLLDAR; this is translated from the coding sequence GTGACCCGCTACGGCCCGATGTTCGGCCCCGACGTGACGTTCCTCGGCGTGCCGCCGTGCACGCTCGAGGAGCCGGTGACGTACGCCGACGCCGACGTGGTGATCGTCGGCGCGCCCTTCGACGGCGGCACCTCGCACCGGCCGGGCACCCGGTTCGGCCCGTCCGCCATCCGGCAGGCCTGCTATCTGCCGCACGACGGCTCCCGACCCTCCCTGGCCCTGCGCGTGGACGCGTTGCGGGACCTGTGCGTCTACGACGCCGGCGACGTCGAGATGTTCTCCGGCGACATCGAGCGCTCGCTGGGCGCGCTGGAGACCGCCGTGCACGCGGTCGCCGCCGCCGGGGCGATCCCGATCGTGCTCGGCGGCGACCATTCGATCGCGTTGCCGGACGCCACCGGGGTGGCCCGGCACCACGGGCTCGGCCGGGTGTCCCTGGTGCACTTCGACGCGCACGCCGACACCGGGGACATCGAGTTCGGCTCGCTGCACGGGCACGGCCAGCCGATGCGCCGGCTCATCGAGTCCGGCGCGGTCCGCGGCGACCGCTTCCTCCAGATCGGCCTGCGCGGCTACTGGCCGGGACCGGAGACCCTGTCCTGGATGGCCGACCAGCGGATGCGCTCGTACGAGATGACCGAGGTGGTGGCGCGCGGCCTGGACGAGTGCCTCACCGAGGCGTTCGCGATCGCCACCGACGAGTGCGAGGGCGTCTTCCTCTCCGTCGACGTGGACGTGGTCGACCCGGGCATGGCCCCCGGCACCGGCACGCCCGAGCCGGGCGGGTTCACCTCCCGGCAGCTCCTCGACGCCGTCCGCCGGGTCTGCTACGAGCTGCCGGTGGTCGGCGTGGACGTGGTCGAGGTCGCCCCGCCCTACGACCACGCCGACATCACCGCGTACCTCGGCAACCGGGTGGTGCTGGAGGCCCTGTCGGCCATCGCCCGCCGCCGCCGCGACGCCGCCGGCGGCGACCCCTGGAACCCGCGACAGCCCCTCCTGGACGCCCGCTGA
- a CDS encoding saccharopine dehydrogenase family protein yields MRILLVGAGGVGSAAVSIAARRSFFETMVVADHDPARAARAVAGHGDRFVAATVDASSAEAVAALCREHRITHVLNAVDPRFVMPIFDGAFAAGADYLDMAMSLSRPHPDAPHAETGVKLGDEQFAAAAAWTEAGRLALCGIGVEPGLSDVFARYAADELFTEIDEIGVRDGANLTVDGYDFAPSFSIWTTIEECLNPPVVWEADRGWFTTPPFSEPEVFEFPEGIGPVECVNVEHEEVLLIPRWVKARRVTFKYGLGDEFIEVLKTLHKLGLDAVSPVRVRGVEVSPRDVVAACLPDPATLGDRMRGKTCAGTYVTGTGVDGRPRRVYLYHVVDNEWSMAEYGHQAVVWQTAVNPVVALELLATGAWSGTGVLGPEALPPVPFLDLLTGYGSPWGMEER; encoded by the coding sequence ATGCGTATCCTCCTCGTCGGCGCCGGTGGCGTCGGCTCCGCCGCCGTATCCATCGCCGCCCGCCGCTCCTTCTTCGAGACCATGGTGGTCGCCGACCACGACCCCGCCCGCGCCGCGCGGGCAGTGGCCGGCCACGGCGACCGGTTCGTCGCCGCGACCGTCGACGCCTCCTCGGCCGAGGCGGTCGCCGCGCTCTGCCGGGAGCACCGGATCACCCACGTGCTGAACGCGGTCGACCCGCGCTTCGTCATGCCGATCTTCGACGGCGCGTTCGCCGCCGGGGCCGACTACCTGGACATGGCGATGTCGCTGTCCCGGCCGCACCCGGACGCGCCGCACGCCGAGACCGGCGTGAAGCTCGGCGACGAGCAGTTCGCGGCGGCCGCCGCCTGGACGGAGGCCGGCCGGCTGGCGCTCTGCGGCATCGGCGTCGAACCCGGACTCTCCGACGTCTTCGCGCGCTACGCCGCCGACGAACTGTTCACCGAGATCGACGAGATCGGGGTACGCGACGGCGCCAACCTCACCGTCGACGGCTACGACTTCGCCCCCTCGTTCTCCATCTGGACCACCATCGAGGAGTGCCTGAACCCGCCGGTCGTGTGGGAGGCCGACCGGGGCTGGTTCACGACCCCGCCGTTCTCCGAGCCCGAGGTGTTCGAGTTCCCCGAGGGCATCGGCCCGGTCGAGTGCGTCAACGTGGAGCACGAGGAGGTGCTGCTCATCCCGCGCTGGGTGAAGGCCAGGCGGGTCACCTTCAAGTACGGCCTCGGCGACGAGTTCATCGAGGTGCTGAAGACCCTGCACAAGCTCGGCCTCGACGCAGTCTCCCCGGTGCGCGTCCGCGGCGTCGAGGTGTCGCCACGGGACGTGGTGGCCGCCTGCCTGCCCGACCCGGCCACCCTGGGCGACCGGATGCGCGGCAAGACCTGCGCGGGCACATACGTCACCGGCACCGGTGTCGACGGCCGGCCACGGCGGGTCTACCTCTACCACGTGGTCGACAACGAGTGGTCGATGGCCGAGTACGGCCACCAGGCGGTGGTCTGGCAGACCGCCGTGAACCCGGTCGTCGCCCTGGAGCTGCTGGCCACCGGCGCCTGGTCCGGCACCGGCGTGCTCGGCCCCGAGGCGCTGCCCCCGGTACCCTTCCTCGACCTGCTCACCGGCTACGGCTCGCCGTGGGGAATGGAGGAGCGGTGA
- a CDS encoding NAD(P)/FAD-dependent oxidoreductase, whose product MTLPHTGRALADAAPVPYWLDRPDRPDALPPLTGAHDTDLLVVGGGYSGLWTALLAKEADPGRDVLLVDAGTCGWAASGRNGGFCAASLTHGLANGAERWPAEIDELERLGRENLDAIAATVAKHGIDCDLERTGELAVAVEPYQLAGLAEDAELARRYGHDVRLLDRDEVRAEVASPTYLGGMWDRDRVALLDPARLAWGLRRAALDLGVRIHEHTRVTGLARDGGALRAATAGGPDAAPGAVRARQVVLATNAFPPLLRRLRAWLVPVYDYALMTEPLTPAQRDAIGWRNRQGLADTGNQFHYYRITADGRILFGGYDAVYHYGNRMAPELEQREATFTALASHFFTTFPQLEGLRFSHRWGGVIDTCTRFCAFFGTAYEGRLAYAAGYTGLGVGATRFGARVMLDLLGGEETPLTRLDLVRRKPLPFPPEPIRATGIHLTRWSLARADAREGRRNLWLRTLDRLGLGFDS is encoded by the coding sequence ATGACACTCCCGCATACCGGCCGGGCGCTGGCCGACGCCGCGCCCGTCCCGTACTGGCTCGACCGGCCGGACCGCCCGGACGCGCTGCCGCCGCTGACCGGCGCCCACGACACCGACCTGCTGGTGGTCGGCGGCGGGTACTCCGGACTCTGGACCGCCCTGCTGGCCAAGGAGGCCGACCCCGGCCGGGACGTGCTCCTGGTCGACGCGGGCACCTGCGGCTGGGCGGCGTCCGGACGCAACGGCGGGTTCTGCGCCGCCTCGCTCACCCACGGCCTCGCCAACGGGGCCGAGCGGTGGCCCGCCGAGATCGACGAGCTGGAGCGGCTCGGCCGGGAGAACCTGGACGCCATCGCCGCCACCGTGGCGAAGCACGGCATCGACTGCGACCTCGAACGCACCGGGGAGCTGGCGGTCGCCGTCGAGCCGTACCAGCTCGCCGGCCTCGCCGAGGACGCCGAGCTGGCCCGCCGGTACGGCCACGACGTCCGGCTGCTCGACCGGGACGAGGTGCGCGCCGAGGTGGCCTCGCCGACGTACCTGGGCGGGATGTGGGACCGGGACCGGGTGGCCCTGCTCGACCCGGCCCGACTGGCCTGGGGGCTGCGCCGCGCCGCGCTCGACCTGGGCGTCCGCATCCACGAGCACACCCGGGTCACCGGGCTGGCCCGCGACGGCGGCGCGCTGCGCGCGGCCACGGCCGGCGGCCCGGACGCCGCACCCGGCGCGGTGCGGGCCCGGCAGGTGGTGCTGGCCACCAACGCGTTCCCGCCGCTGCTGCGCCGGCTGCGCGCCTGGCTGGTGCCGGTCTACGACTACGCGCTGATGACCGAGCCGCTGACGCCCGCCCAGCGGGACGCCATCGGCTGGCGCAACCGGCAGGGGCTGGCCGACACCGGCAACCAGTTCCACTACTACCGGATCACCGCCGACGGCCGGATCCTGTTCGGCGGCTACGACGCGGTCTACCACTACGGCAACCGGATGGCGCCCGAGCTGGAGCAGCGCGAGGCCACCTTCACGGCCCTGGCGTCGCACTTCTTCACGACCTTCCCCCAGTTGGAGGGGCTCCGCTTCAGCCACCGCTGGGGCGGAGTCATCGACACCTGCACCCGGTTCTGCGCGTTCTTCGGCACCGCCTACGAGGGGCGGCTGGCGTACGCGGCCGGGTACACCGGGCTCGGCGTCGGGGCGACCCGGTTCGGCGCCCGGGTGATGCTCGACCTGCTCGGCGGGGAGGAGACCCCGCTGACCCGGCTCGACCTGGTCCGCCGCAAGCCGCTGCCGTTCCCGCCGGAGCCGATCCGGGCCACTGGCATCCACCTCACCCGCTGGTCGCTCGCCCGCGCCGACGCGCGGGAGGGGCGGCGCAACCTCTGGCTCCGTACTCTCGATCGTCTTGGACTGGGGTTCGACTCCTGA
- a CDS encoding ABC transporter permease — MRRWLADRWVMGVALLVLGYLSLPIVVVAGLSFNRPSSRLSYDFNEFTLDNWTHPCATSDMCDAVVRSMEIGLIATVVSTILGTLMAFALVRHGFRGRSGINGLIFLPMATPELVMGTSLLALFVAAGVPQGFWTIVIAHVMFCVSFVVVTVKARLAGMDRRLEEAAMDLYASEWQTFRRITLPLVLPGIVAAALLAFSLSFDDFIITNFNAGTTVTFPMYVWGAAQRGIPPQVNVIGTAMFAIALLLVGASSLRGRRARRAALAAPVAAVGASKSAS, encoded by the coding sequence ATGCGGCGGTGGCTCGCCGACCGGTGGGTGATGGGCGTGGCCCTGCTCGTCCTCGGCTACCTGTCGCTGCCGATCGTGGTGGTCGCCGGCCTCTCCTTCAACCGGCCGTCCAGCCGGCTGTCCTACGACTTCAACGAGTTCACCCTCGACAACTGGACCCACCCCTGCGCCACCTCCGACATGTGCGACGCGGTGGTCCGCAGCATGGAGATCGGCCTGATCGCCACCGTCGTCTCCACCATCCTCGGCACGCTCATGGCGTTCGCCCTGGTCCGGCACGGCTTCCGCGGGCGGTCCGGGATCAACGGCCTGATCTTCCTGCCGATGGCCACCCCCGAGCTGGTGATGGGGACCTCGCTGCTCGCCCTCTTCGTGGCCGCCGGCGTGCCCCAGGGCTTCTGGACCATCGTCATCGCGCACGTGATGTTCTGCGTGTCGTTCGTGGTGGTCACCGTGAAGGCCCGGCTCGCCGGCATGGACCGGCGGCTGGAGGAGGCCGCCATGGACCTCTACGCCAGCGAGTGGCAGACGTTCCGGCGGATCACCCTGCCCCTGGTGCTGCCCGGCATCGTGGCCGCGGCGCTGCTCGCCTTCTCGCTCAGCTTCGACGACTTCATCATCACGAACTTCAACGCCGGCACCACGGTCACCTTCCCGATGTACGTCTGGGGCGCCGCCCAGCGGGGCATCCCGCCGCAGGTCAACGTCATCGGCACGGCGATGTTCGCGATCGCGCTGCTGCTGGTCGGGGCCAGCTCGCTGCGGGGCCGCCGGGCTCGCCGCGCCGCTCTCGCGGCTCCCGTCGCCGCCGTCGGGGCCTCGAAGAGCGCGTCATGA
- a CDS encoding ABC transporter permease: MSALAHVPTSAGQPAAAPGPRRGRSRLLPYLLLLPGAAWLLIFFVLPLLQLAAASLYDPSGSLATGYAMTGEVGNYWDALSAYWPQFARSFAYSAIALVLALLMGYPLAYAIAQKAGRWKNLLLVAVVAPMFTSFLVRTLAWKTILSDNGALVGLLRDVHLLGADGRLLATPFAVVLGLTYNFLPFLVLPLYASLERLDPRLLEAASDLYASPLRAFRRVTLPLSMPGLIAGTLLFFIPATGDYINAELLGTPNEYMIGNVIDSAFLVRLDYPQGAALSFLLMAAILAIVFVYLRKAGTEEVL, encoded by the coding sequence ATGAGCGCCCTGGCCCATGTACCGACCTCGGCGGGGCAACCGGCCGCGGCGCCGGGGCCCCGCCGGGGGCGGAGCAGGCTGCTGCCGTACCTGCTGCTGCTGCCGGGCGCCGCCTGGCTGCTGATCTTCTTCGTCCTGCCCCTGCTCCAGCTCGCCGCGGCCAGCCTCTACGACCCGAGCGGATCCCTGGCCACCGGCTACGCCATGACCGGGGAGGTCGGCAACTACTGGGACGCGCTGAGCGCGTACTGGCCGCAGTTCGCCCGGTCGTTCGCCTACTCGGCCATCGCGCTGGTGCTGGCGCTGCTCATGGGCTACCCGCTGGCGTACGCGATCGCGCAGAAGGCCGGCCGGTGGAAGAACCTGCTGCTGGTCGCCGTGGTCGCGCCGATGTTCACCAGCTTCCTGGTCCGCACCCTGGCCTGGAAGACCATCCTGTCCGACAACGGCGCTCTGGTCGGCCTGCTGCGGGACGTGCACCTGCTCGGGGCCGACGGCCGGCTGCTGGCCACCCCGTTCGCGGTGGTGCTCGGCCTGACGTACAACTTCCTGCCGTTCCTGGTGCTGCCGCTGTACGCGAGCCTGGAGCGGCTCGACCCCCGGCTGCTGGAGGCGGCGAGCGACCTGTACGCGAGCCCGCTGCGCGCCTTCCGGCGGGTCACCCTGCCGCTGTCGATGCCCGGGCTGATCGCCGGCACCCTGCTCTTCTTCATCCCGGCCACCGGCGACTACATCAACGCCGAGCTGCTCGGCACCCCGAACGAATACATGATCGGCAACGTCATCGACTCCGCGTTCCTGGTCCGGCTGGACTACCCGCAGGGCGCGGCGCTGTCGTTCCTGCTGATGGCGGCGATCCTCGCGATCGTCTTCGTCTACCTGCGCAAGGCCGGCACGGAGGAGGTCCTGTGA